In Populus alba chromosome 1, ASM523922v2, whole genome shotgun sequence, a single window of DNA contains:
- the LOC118032919 gene encoding uncharacterized protein isoform X2 has translation MGFDNECIPNIQSLAGEYFCPVCRLLVYPNEALQSQCTHLYCKPCLTYVVSTTRACPYDGYLVTEADSKPLIESNKKLAETIGKITVHCLYHRSGCLWQGTLSECTSHCSGCAFGNSPVVCNRCGTQIVHRQVQEHAQNCPGVQPQPQPAEGARDATSTGMPTTGNQGQAAIQTGTSTSQAQASTTSTPAKDTIQQISITTQAQTSVQAGVPTAEQWYQQQPQYQQYYQQYPGYDPYQQHYQQYYPYQQQAVSQYQQPQVSMHAQPPQPQPQVPINTLPQNLAQVNPQQLTHHTVQQQSLTQLPANPPAQGYPPPQAQSNTQPHPAQPLPQHVPQYQQPPSQMLHPQPQIQAQVNSQLHPQKNPVPQSHVQAQSQTPLPVLQPLAPQPNQTVNPNPQPQPQHYSAHAVTGHHSYLQPQIHQQVPLGAPQHPQGGPQPQSQQPVQMQSQFIQQPPLLPPPQSHATFQTPQQPGLLPSPVQVPSIPPAQQQPVHSHADQPGLPVQQRPVMQPIVQTMHQQYLQHQQPFPGQPWGAVHNQVHQQGLYVQQQHPQTQLHPRGPVQSFQQPSHAYPHPQQNVPLPRGAHPHQAQSLAVGTGLSPHGVLSVQSYPQSTAVMQARPVQIGANQQSGNILKTNNQVEFSSEQLSWVASRPISERQGDIEKGAEGESSAHKTIKKELNELDAGLGANASEMKTIKSESDLKQVDDENKPTGEAKDIPEAPAAANGEPSIKQVKDHKDFTDKQKDISNADQKKVELSLSEYMDGKDGLSLETAPSHFEEQSKKSQKDKTLTSQGFEGFPPNGHMQSQPVSVVNQGKLHPLPIHQGPAALQQRPVGPSLLQAPHGPPRHMQLPGHPPSHLAPGHMSSHYGPPQGPYTHAPTSQGERTSSYVHETSMFGNQRPNYPGGRQGILSNAVGMNGAQDPSSDRFRSFPDEHLNPFPHDPARRNVHQGEFEEDLKHFTAPSSLDTKPVPKSGCHFASSRPLDRGPHGFGVDGAPKHLDKGSHGLNYDSGLNMEPLGGSAPPRFFPPIHHDRTVHRCEAEGSLGFHDNLAGRTDFARTHPGFLGPPMPGYDHRDLDNLAPRSPGRDYPGMSMQRFGALPGLDDIDGRAPQRSGDPISSSLLDSRFPLFPSHLRRGELNVPGNFYMGEHLGGDLMSHDAWPAHLQRGERLGPHNPRSHLRLGERGGFGSFPGHARMGELAGPGNLYHQQLGEPGFRSSFGGSYAYSENSRKRKSSMGWCRICKVDCETVEGLDLHSQTREHQKMAMDMVVTIKQNVKKHKSAPSDPSSLEDTSKLRNASFEGQGNKH, from the exons ATGGGATTTGATAACGAGTGTATACCTAATATTCAATCTCTTGCCGGAGAGTATTTTTGTCCGGTCTGTCGTCTTCTGGTGTACCCAAACGAAGCATTACAATCACAATGTACTCACTTGTACTGCAAACCGTGTTTGACGTATGTTGTGAGCACTACCCGAGCTTGCCCCTATGACGGCTACTTAGTGACAGAAGCAGATTCCAAG CCGCTTATTGAATCGAATAAAAAGCTCGCTGAAACCATTGGCAAGATAACAGTCCATTGTTTGTATCATAGGAGTGGGTGCTTGTGGCAGGGTACTCTATCCGAGTGCACATCTCATTGCTCAGGATGCGCCTTTGGTAATTCTCCTGTAGTTTGCAACAGGTGTGGAACTCAAATTGTGCATAGACAAGTACAGGAACATGCTCAAAACTGTCCA GGTGTGCAGCCTCAACCACAACCTGCCGAGGGTGCTCGGGATGCAACGAGCACAGGTATGCCAACTACTGGTAATCAAGGTCAGGCTGCCATTCAAACAGGAACATCTACTTCGCAGGCTCAAGCTTCTACGACCTCAACACCTGCAAAAGATACCATCCAGCAAATCAGCATAACTACCCAGGCCCAGACTTCAGTACAGGCTGGTGTACCCACTGCAGAACAGTGGTATCAACAGCAGCCGCAATATCAACAATACTACCAGCAGTATCCTGGATATGACCCATACCAACAGCATTATCAGCAATACTACCCATATCAACAGCAAGCAGTCTCACAATACCAGCAACCGCAGGTGAGCATGCATGCTCAGCCCCCCCAACCCCAACCTCAGGTACCCATTAATACTCTACCTCAGAACCTTGCTCAAGTGAATCCACAGCAACTAACTCACCATACAGTTCAGCAACAATCTCTGACCCAACTGCCAGCAAATCCACCAGCCCAGGGTTATCCACCTCCTCAGGCTCAGTCCAATACACAGCCCCACCCAGCTCAGCCTCTACCACAACATGTGCCTCAATATCAACAGCCTCCCTCGCAGATGCTGCATCCACAGCCCCAAATTCAAGCACAGGTTAATTCTCAGCTTCACCCTCAAAAGAATCCTGTTCCTCAATCTCATGTACAAGCTCAGTCACAAACTCCGCTGCCTGTTCTCCAGCCCCTTGCTCCTCAACCCAACCAGACTGTAAATCCTAATCCCCAGCCTCAGCCTCAACATTATTCAGCCCATGCAGTGACAGGCCATCACTCTTATCTACAGCCCCAGATTCACCAACAAGTGCCGCTGGGAGCCCCTCAACATCCTCAAGGTGGACCTCAACCTCAGTCACAACAGCCTGTTCAAATGCAGAGTCAGTTCATTCAACAACCACCTTTATTGCCTCCACCACAATCTCATGCTACATTTCAAACCCCACAACAACCAGGTTTGCTGCCTTCACCTGTTCAAGTCCCAAGTATTCCCCCTGCACAACAGCAGCCGGTTCATTCTCATGCAGATCAACCTGGGCTTCCTGTTCAACAACGCCCTGTCATGCAGCCAATTGTGCAAACAATGCATCAGCAATATTTACAGCACCAGCAGCCTTTTCCTGGACAACCCTGGGGTGCAGTTCACAATCAAGTGCATCAGCAAGGTCTGTATGTGCAGCAGCAGCATCCACAGACTCAGTTACACCCTCGCGGACCGGTCCAGTCATTCCAACAACCTTCTCATGCCTATCCACATCCACAACAAAATGTTCCATTGCCTCGTGGTGCACATCCTCATCAAGCCCAAAGCCTTGCAGTAGGGACTGGATTATCACCTCATGGAGTGCTATCAGTGCAGTCATATCCACAATCTACTGCTGTCATGCAGGCCCGACCGGTTCAGATTGGTGCAAACCAGCAATCTGGAAATATTCTAAAGACAAACAACCAAGTTGAATTTTCGTCTGAACAACTGTCTTGGGTTGCTTCAAGACCAATTTCAGAAAGGCAAGGTGATATTGAGAAAGGTGCAGAAGGTGAATCATCTGCtcataaaactattaaaaaggAATTAAATGAGTTGGATGCTGGTCTTGGAGCTAATGCAAGTGAGatgaaaaccataaaatctGAAAGTGACTTGAAGCAAGTGGATGACGAGAATAAACCCACAGGTGAAGCCAAGGATATTCCAGAAGCGCCTGCAGCAGCAAATGGAGAGCCTTCAATTAAGCAGGTGAAAGATCATAAAGATTTTACTGATAAGCAGAAAGATATTTCTAATGCTGACCAAAAAAAGGTGGAGCTCTCTTTGTCAGAATACATGGATGGTAAGGATGGACTTTCGCTGGAAACTGCCCCATCACACTTTGAAGAGCAAAGTAAGAAATCGCAGAAGGACAAAACTCTGACTTCTCAAGGTTTTGAAGGCTTCCCTCCAAATGGTCACATGCAATCTCAACCAGTTTCAGTTGTTAACCAGGGAAAGCTGCACCCTCTTCCAATTCACCAGGGGCCTGCTGCTCTTCAACAACGGCCAGTTGGGCCTTCGTTGCTTCAAGCTCCTCATGGACCTCCTCGTCACATGCAGTTGCCTGGCCATCCTCCGTCGCATTTGGCACCTGGACACATGTCAAGTCATTATGGTCCTCCTCAAGGGCCTTATACTCATGCACCCACATCTCAAGGTGAGCGAACATCTTCATATGTCCATGAAACTTCAATGTTTGGAAATCAGAGGCCCAACTATCCAGGTGGTAGACAAGGCATACTTTCAAATGCAGTGGGAATGAATGGGGCCCAAGACCCCAGTTCAGACAGATTCAGGTCTTTCCCAGATGAGCATTTGAATCCCTTTCCACATGACCCTGCACGTCGCAATGTTCATCAAGGAGAGTTTGAAGAAGATCTGAAGCATTTCACTGCACCCTCCAGTTTGGACACCAAACCAGTTCCAAAATCTGGCTGTCACTTCGCCTCATCTAGGCCTCTTGATAGGGGTCCTCATGGTTTTGGTGTGGATGGAGCACCAAAACATCTTGACAAGGGATCCCATGGTTTGAATTATGATTCAGGGTTGAACATGGAACCTCTGGGTGGCTCTGCTCCTCCAAGATTCTTTCCTCCCATCCATCATGATAGAACAGTGCATCGCTGTGAAGCTGAAGGATCATTAGGTTTTCATGACAATCTAGCAGGCCGAACAGATTTTGCTCGAACCCATCCTGGTTTCCTTGGGCCCCCAATGCCTGGATATGATCACCGTGATTTGGATAATTTGGCCCCTAGAAGTCCAGGTAGGGATTACCCTGGCATGTCTATGCAGAGATTCGGTGCCCTTCCAGGCCTAGATGATATTGATGGCAGAGCTCCGCAGCGGTCTGGTGATCCAATATCTAGTTCTCTTCTTGATAGTAGGTTTCCACTTTTTCCTAGCCATTTGCGCAGGGGTGAGCTTAATGTTCCTGGTAATTTTTACATGGGTGAGCATTTGGGTGGTGATCTAATGAGTCATGATGCTTGGCCAGCCCATTTGCAAAGGGGTGAACGTTTGGGTCCTCATAACCCGCGTAGTCATTTGCGGTTGGGAGAGCGAGGTGGCTTTGGTTCTTTCCCTGGTCATGCAAGAATGGGAGAATTGGCTGGGCCTGGGAACTTGTATCATCAACAACTTGGCGAGCCTGGATTTAGAAGCAGCTTCGGTGGAAGCTATGCA TATTCTGAAAACTCTAGAAAGAGGAAATCAAGCATGGGATGGTGTCGTATCTGTAAAGTTGACTGTGAAACAGTTGAAGGCCTGGACTTGCATTCACAGACTAGGGAGCACCAAAAGATGGCTATGGACATGGTTGTAACCATTAAGCAGAATGTGAAGAAGCACAAATC AGCTCCCAGTGATCCTTCCTCACTTGAAGATACAAGCAAGCTAAGGAATGCCAGTTTTGAGGGACAGGGGAATAAGCATTGA